TTATCCCTTAATTCGTAAAAAAGACGGCTTCCTTGTCCATTAAGAATGGAAGATAAGACCTCAAAGATTAACATATCAGGATGATTCATTGGAACAATATGGTATCCAAATAAGATTAAAGTTTGTTCTTGATCTCTGCTTTCTACTAGCTTACAAAATTCTTTTTGAGGTTCTTCTTTGGGGGTAATTATCTTTATTTTTTCTGAAAGGTTTAAAGGAGCAAAAGCTTTCTCTGTTTTTCTTACTACTTCTTCTTCGTTTACCTCTCCAGAGATGGATAAGATCATATTAGAAGCACAGAAGTATTTTTTATGAAAATCAATGATATCTTTTTGCTTAATATTTTCTACGCTTTCCTTACTTCCGGCGTAATAAAATCGGTAAGGATGCTTTTTCCATAGGGCTTCTCTAATCATCTTCTTTCCGGCTTCAAATAAGCTGTCTTGTTGACTTAAGATTAAAGACAAGCTGGCCTTTTTTTCTTTTGAGATCTCTTCTTCTAAAAAGATAGGATAACAAATCACCTCACTTAAGATTTCAAGCCCTAAATCAAGATCTTCTTTTAAGATATTTACTTGACAGCCAAAATAATTATTGACCGAGTAAGTCTCAATCCTTCCCCCTGCCAACTCTATTTTTTTACTAATTTCTTGGGCTGATTTATGAGTAGTTCCTTTTAAGATTAGAGAATTAGTTAAATGACAAAGGCCATTATTTTCTTTGTTTTCTAATCTTACTCCACCAAGAAACATTGCGTTTAAACATACCACGGGGTTAGCCTTATTTTCTTGGAGAAGTAAAGTTATCCCGTTAGAGAGCACTCTTTTGGTAATTTTATTTGGGAAAGAAGATCTTAAGTGGTCTTCTTTCCCAACCTTACTTCCTTTAGGGGTAATCAGGGCTAAAGTTAAATTGTCTTTATTTAAGTACCTCTTAACTACTTTTTGGATATCTTCATTGGTTACTTTATTAATTTCTTCTATATATTTTAAGTTAAACTCAACATTACCGGTAAAAAGTTCATTTAGAGCTAATTCTTGGGCAATACCTTCCATGGTCTCTTTTGAAAATATTTGAGAAGCAAGTATTTTCTTCTTTCCTTTCTTTAGCTCGTCTTCTAAGACTCCTTTAGTCTTAAGTTCTTCGATAATACTTAAGATTTCCTGGATGGCTTTCTCCTTATTTTTAATCTCTAAAGTAGCTTTTATTCCAAAAAGACCAGGGTGATTAGGAGTCCAAGAGAAGGTAGAGACATCATAAACTACTTGTTTTTCTTCTCGTAGTATTTTATTAAATAGAGAAGAACTGCCTTCACTTAAGATTGAAGATAATAAATCTAAAGCATAAAGATCATCACTTTGAATACTTGGTCCGTGATAACCCATCATTAAATAGACCTTACTTACTTCTCTTTCTTCTTCTATTGTTTTTAATCCTAATTGTCTTGGTTCTTCTGGAAGATAAGGAGGAAGAGAAAGAGAGGGCTTTAAGTTAGA
The sequence above is drawn from the bacterium genome and encodes:
- a CDS encoding insulinase family protein; the protein is MGSGISHFIEHLLFKGTKERTTTQIANTIREVGGDLNGFTSHNYTGYSISLPKAYYERAIDILADILINPTFEPQELEKEREVILKEINMNLDDHERYLSQLLWSTAYSLHPYQYPIIGLKENFEKLTREDLIKHYQDTYLPSNLALVLTGDIKTNQAFDKVKRYFSNLKPSLSLPPYLPEEPRQLGLKTIEEEREVSKVYLMMGYHGPSIQSDDLYALDLLSSILSEGSSSLFNKILREEKQVVYDVSTFSWTPNHPGLFGIKATLEIKNKEKAIQEILSIIEELKTKGVLEDELKKGKKKILASQIFSKETMEGIAQELALNELFTGNVEFNLKYIEEINKVTNEDIQKVVKRYLNKDNLTLALITPKGSKVGKEDHLRSSFPNKITKRVLSNGITLLLQENKANPVVCLNAMFLGGVRLENKENNGLCHLTNSLILKGTTHKSAQEISKKIELAGGRIETYSVNNYFGCQVNILKEDLDLGLEILSEVICYPIFLEEEISKEKKASLSLILSQQDSLFEAGKKMIREALWKKHPYRFYYAGSKESVENIKQKDIIDFHKKYFCASNMILSISGEVNEEEVVRKTEKAFAPLNLSEKIKIITPKEEPQKEFCKLVESRDQEQTLILFGYHIVPMNHPDMLIFEVLSSILNGQGSRLFYELRDKKGLAYYLGTFSFIGNDPGAYVFYIGTTEDKVDEAISGIFKEIERLKEEDVMEEELNKAKKDIIASKILGLQSNEAKAMEMASNEVLGLGYDYSKKIEELVNKVSQDDLRKIALKYFEKNNLSLVIIKPKSKK